In Candidatus Eremiobacterota bacterium, a single window of DNA contains:
- a CDS encoding M23 family metallopeptidase: MMKYLKTAFISLFLAFVLYLAYQSSAPAGKHGGVEIPSLPPDEALMAEAPAFDGCVMPVEGVSYQKGPSPSRIPLDTVWCGSYYYFPKNYKAAGARETEIYATRATGSGSHPGVDIAVPVGTPVKAVAAGTVILAGWREGWGNLLVIAHQVPGAGKLYSVYGHLSGFIKTGGMVKRGEFAGYSGASGSPYPHLHFQIDRNPFPYYPSSGGAYPYTSPLHPVNRLEEQEQVKKNTCDPLLFVKEHPAAAPGKDASKGAP, translated from the coding sequence ATGATGAAATATCTTAAAACCGCCTTCATTTCGCTGTTTCTTGCCTTTGTGCTCTACCTTGCCTACCAGAGTTCGGCACCGGCCGGAAAGCACGGCGGCGTGGAAATTCCTTCACTTCCGCCCGATGAGGCCCTCATGGCGGAAGCTCCCGCCTTTGACGGCTGTGTCATGCCTGTGGAAGGAGTCTCTTACCAGAAAGGCCCTTCTCCTTCCCGCATACCCCTTGATACGGTATGGTGCGGATCGTATTACTATTTCCCGAAAAACTACAAGGCGGCTGGCGCCAGGGAGACTGAAATCTACGCGACCCGGGCCACGGGGTCGGGGTCGCACCCGGGGGTGGATATCGCCGTGCCCGTGGGCACCCCGGTGAAGGCCGTCGCGGCAGGAACGGTGATCCTTGCCGGGTGGCGCGAGGGGTGGGGAAACCTGCTGGTCATCGCCCACCAGGTGCCCGGCGCCGGGAAACTGTATTCAGTGTACGGCCATCTCTCCGGCTTCATCAAGACAGGCGGCATGGTCAAGAGAGGGGAGTTCGCGGGTTACTCAGGGGCAAGCGGCAGTCCCTATCCCCACCTCCACTTCCAGATTGACAGGAACCCCTTCCCCTATTACCCCTCATCGGGCGGCGCCTATCCCTATACGAGCCCCCTGCACCCGGTGAACCGCCTGGAAGAGCAGGAGCAGGTGAAAAAGAACACCTGTG